One Microbacterium sp. No. 7 genomic window carries:
- a CDS encoding ECF transporter S component encodes MGRVSTAYLLTCAAIGVAGGVLLAVGWWLSLGLFATVPFVSVAIAGLWVLPAVIALRLIQRPFAGLLVGLVSGLVLAPFYTVSAIATTLFWSFFPELPFLVTLYRRWSTWLHYAGAAAVGIAYPILAAQSFDLWSMAPGVLVAFIGLCLVSCLAGTALGVLIADRLRAAGVARLARRRPAA; translated from the coding sequence ATGGGACGCGTCTCGACCGCGTACCTGCTGACGTGCGCCGCGATCGGCGTCGCAGGCGGCGTGCTGCTCGCGGTCGGCTGGTGGCTCTCGCTCGGGCTGTTCGCGACCGTGCCGTTCGTGTCGGTGGCGATCGCGGGGCTTTGGGTGCTGCCGGCCGTGATCGCGCTGCGCCTCATCCAGCGCCCCTTCGCGGGACTGCTCGTCGGGCTCGTCTCGGGCCTCGTGCTCGCCCCGTTCTACACGGTGTCGGCGATCGCGACGACGCTGTTCTGGTCGTTCTTCCCCGAGCTGCCGTTCCTCGTCACGCTGTACCGGCGCTGGTCGACGTGGCTGCACTATGCGGGGGCCGCGGCCGTCGGCATCGCGTACCCGATCCTCGCGGCGCAGTCGTTCGACCTGTGGTCGATGGCGCCGGGCGTGCTCGTCGCATTCATCGGGCTGTGCCTCGTGAGCTGCCTCGCCGGCACCGCGCTCGGCGTGCTGATCGCCGACCGCCTGCGCGCCGCGGGCGTCGCGCGCCTCGCCCGCCGGCGGCCCGCGGCCTGA
- a CDS encoding carbon starvation CstA family protein, producing MTAPSDRRRSGAALVDDEPEITTDPTLPPVALTPEQDARDTRWTPLKIAGWVVVALLGGVAWTMLAIVRGETVNAIWFVFAAVCTYLIGYRFYSKVIERYITRPNDKRATPAEVRSDGKDYVPTDRRVLYGHHFAAIAGAGPLVGPVLAAQMGFLPGTIWIIVGVVLAGAVQDYTVLFFSMRRGGRTIGQMARQELGRIGGTAAILASLLIMLIIVAILALVVVNALGESPWGVFSVALTIPIALFMGVYLRYLRPGRVTEVSVIGFVLLIGAIIAGGWVAGTEWGQAIFHLDRGVIAWGIIVYGFVAAVLPVWLLLAPRDYLSTFMKIGVIVMLAAAIVVVRPEITVPAVTIFGENGLGPVFAGPLFPFLFVTIACGALSGFHALISSGTTPKLVEKERQTRFIGYGGMLMESFVAIMALVAAISIDQGIYFAMNSPAALTGGTVEGAVAFVNSLGLTGVHLTPEMLTGAAADVGEPSVVSRTGGAPTLALGLAHIMQQALGGQALMAFWYHFAIMFEALFILTAVDAGTRVARFMLQDSIGAWFPKFRDVTWRPGVWLCTAIMVAGWGTILILGVTDPLGGINTFFPLFGIANQLLAAIALAVVMAIVAKRGREYVKWLWIVGLPLAFTAVVTITASMYKIFSPVPAIGYWANHFRYRDALAAGDGSLGTPEVMNAVIRNTAVQGTLSIVFVVLAIVVIIAAVVVTIRAIRDGGGENTEDAAVASRRYAPAGFLPTPSERALEQEWEPLLAEERKDLARRGH from the coding sequence ATGACTGCACCTTCGGACCGCCGCCGCAGCGGCGCGGCGCTCGTCGACGACGAGCCGGAGATCACCACCGATCCGACCCTCCCGCCCGTCGCGCTCACACCCGAGCAGGATGCGAGGGACACCCGCTGGACGCCCCTGAAGATCGCCGGATGGGTGGTCGTCGCCCTGCTGGGCGGCGTCGCCTGGACGATGCTGGCGATCGTGCGCGGCGAGACCGTGAACGCGATCTGGTTCGTGTTCGCGGCCGTGTGCACCTACCTCATCGGCTACCGCTTCTACTCCAAGGTCATCGAGCGCTACATCACGCGCCCGAACGACAAGCGCGCGACGCCCGCCGAGGTGCGCTCCGACGGCAAGGACTACGTGCCGACCGACCGTCGCGTGCTCTACGGCCACCACTTCGCCGCGATCGCCGGCGCCGGCCCGCTCGTCGGCCCCGTGCTGGCGGCGCAGATGGGCTTCCTCCCGGGCACGATCTGGATCATCGTCGGCGTCGTGCTCGCCGGCGCCGTGCAGGACTACACCGTGCTGTTCTTCTCGATGCGCCGCGGCGGCCGCACGATCGGCCAGATGGCCCGGCAGGAGCTCGGCCGCATCGGCGGCACCGCCGCGATCCTCGCCTCGCTGCTGATCATGCTGATCATCGTGGCGATCCTCGCGCTCGTCGTCGTGAACGCGCTCGGCGAGAGCCCGTGGGGCGTGTTCTCGGTCGCCCTGACCATCCCGATCGCCCTGTTCATGGGCGTCTACCTGCGGTACCTGCGCCCCGGCCGGGTGACCGAGGTGTCGGTCATCGGCTTCGTGCTGCTGATCGGCGCGATCATCGCGGGCGGCTGGGTCGCCGGCACCGAGTGGGGCCAGGCGATCTTCCACCTCGACCGCGGCGTGATCGCGTGGGGCATCATCGTCTACGGCTTCGTGGCGGCCGTGCTGCCGGTGTGGCTGCTGCTCGCACCGCGCGACTACCTGTCGACGTTCATGAAGATCGGCGTCATCGTCATGCTCGCGGCCGCGATCGTCGTCGTGCGGCCCGAGATCACGGTGCCCGCCGTCACGATCTTCGGCGAGAACGGCCTCGGGCCGGTGTTCGCGGGGCCGCTCTTCCCGTTCCTGTTCGTCACGATCGCGTGCGGCGCCCTGTCGGGCTTCCACGCGCTGATCTCCTCGGGCACGACGCCGAAGCTCGTCGAGAAGGAGCGCCAGACGCGCTTCATCGGCTACGGCGGCATGCTCATGGAGTCGTTCGTGGCGATCATGGCGCTCGTCGCGGCGATCTCGATCGACCAGGGCATCTACTTCGCGATGAACTCCCCCGCCGCCCTCACGGGCGGCACCGTCGAGGGCGCCGTCGCGTTCGTGAACTCGCTGGGCCTGACGGGCGTGCACCTCACGCCCGAGATGCTCACGGGTGCGGCCGCCGACGTGGGCGAGCCGTCGGTCGTCTCGCGCACCGGCGGCGCGCCGACCCTCGCCCTCGGCCTCGCGCACATCATGCAGCAGGCGCTCGGCGGCCAGGCTCTGATGGCGTTCTGGTACCACTTCGCGATCATGTTCGAGGCGCTGTTCATCCTGACGGCCGTCGACGCGGGCACGCGCGTGGCCCGGTTCATGCTGCAGGACTCGATCGGGGCGTGGTTCCCGAAGTTCCGCGACGTCACGTGGCGGCCGGGCGTGTGGCTGTGCACCGCGATCATGGTCGCCGGCTGGGGCACGATCCTCATCCTCGGCGTCACCGACCCGCTCGGCGGCATCAACACCTTCTTCCCGCTGTTCGGCATCGCCAACCAGCTGCTCGCGGCGATCGCGCTCGCGGTCGTGATGGCGATCGTGGCGAAGCGCGGCAGGGAGTACGTGAAGTGGCTCTGGATCGTCGGGCTGCCGCTCGCCTTCACCGCGGTCGTCACGATCACGGCGTCGATGTACAAGATCTTCTCGCCGGTGCCGGCGATCGGATACTGGGCCAACCACTTCCGGTACCGCGACGCGCTCGCCGCGGGCGACGGGTCGCTCGGCACGCCCGAGGTCATGAACGCCGTCATCCGCAACACGGCCGTGCAGGGCACGCTGTCGATCGTGTTCGTCGTGCTCGCGATCGTCGTGATCATCGCCGCGGTCGTCGTGACGATCAGGGCGATCCGCGACGGCGGCGGGGAGAACACCGAGGACGCCGCGGTCGCCTCGCGGCGGTACGCCCCCGCCGGATTCCTGCCGACGCCGTCGGAGCGCGCGCTCGAGCAGGAGTGGGAGCCGCTCCTCGCCGAGGAACGCAAGGATCTGGCCCGCCGCGGGCACTGA
- a CDS encoding sensor histidine kinase, protein MTDAVVLAAVLGVAAGVVLTLLLLLSRRLARGSRDLGSDAEQAAYRALHEASLAAPHLRGGLGSPGVGRAARHLRALLGSTAVVLVDGDRVVAADGDAEGTDATALRLAERVRETARLQVFMRLDQHGGLGAAGAPLTVDGEVIGVLVAFANPMRAALVRAAGEVGDWCAAQVELGELEVSRAALAEAELRALRAQISPHFIYNALTAIASFIHTDPPRARELVLEFADFTRYSFRRQGEFTTLAEELRSIHSYLELERARFGERLSVVLTISPETLATTIPFLSVQPLVENAVRHGLEPGEGGGTIRIASRDETTHTEITVEDDGAGMDPAELSALLNGTDDAGAGTTRMHIGLRNVDTRLRQLYGPDGRLVVETNTGAGTLVRMRVPKSQPMNETGPA, encoded by the coding sequence GTGACGGATGCCGTGGTGCTCGCGGCCGTGCTGGGCGTGGCCGCCGGGGTCGTGCTGACCCTGCTGCTGCTGCTCTCGCGGCGGCTCGCGCGCGGCTCGCGCGACCTGGGCAGCGACGCGGAGCAGGCCGCCTACCGCGCCCTGCACGAGGCGAGCCTCGCAGCGCCGCACCTGCGCGGCGGCCTCGGCTCGCCCGGCGTCGGCCGCGCCGCACGCCACCTGCGCGCGCTGCTGGGCAGCACCGCGGTCGTGCTCGTCGACGGCGACCGCGTCGTCGCCGCCGACGGGGATGCCGAGGGCACGGACGCCACCGCCCTGCGCCTGGCCGAGCGCGTGCGCGAGACCGCGCGGCTGCAGGTGTTCATGCGCCTCGACCAGCACGGCGGGCTCGGCGCGGCGGGCGCGCCGCTCACCGTCGACGGGGAGGTGATCGGCGTGCTCGTCGCCTTCGCGAACCCGATGCGCGCGGCGCTCGTGCGCGCGGCCGGCGAGGTCGGCGACTGGTGCGCGGCGCAGGTCGAGCTCGGCGAGCTGGAGGTGTCGCGCGCCGCCCTGGCCGAGGCCGAGCTGCGAGCGCTGCGCGCGCAGATCTCGCCGCACTTCATCTACAACGCGCTCACCGCGATCGCCTCGTTCATCCACACCGACCCGCCGCGCGCCCGCGAGCTCGTGCTCGAGTTCGCGGACTTCACGCGGTACTCGTTCCGCAGGCAGGGCGAGTTCACGACCCTCGCCGAGGAGCTGCGCAGCATCCATTCGTACCTCGAGCTCGAGCGCGCCCGCTTCGGCGAGCGCCTCTCGGTGGTGCTGACGATCTCCCCTGAGACGCTGGCGACGACCATCCCGTTCCTCTCGGTGCAGCCGCTCGTCGAGAACGCCGTGCGGCACGGCCTCGAGCCCGGCGAGGGCGGCGGGACGATCCGCATCGCCTCGCGCGACGAGACCACGCACACCGAGATCACGGTCGAGGACGACGGCGCCGGCATGGATCCCGCGGAGCTCTCCGCCCTGCTGAACGGCACGGACGACGCGGGCGCGGGCACGACGCGCATGCACATCGGTCTGCGCAACGTCGACACCCGGCTGCGGCAGCTCTACGGGCCCGACGGACGGCTCGTCGTCGAGACGAACACGGGCGCGGGCACGCTCGTGCGGATGCGCGTGCCCAAGTCGCAGCCGATGAACGAGACGGGGCCCGCATGA
- a CDS encoding energy-coupling factor transporter transmembrane component T family protein, which produces MSVDPYARPSSRRFLHTLNPLAKIVAPLPAMLLLVFVRDLATPLAFIVLSYVVLLAGARLTRGVLVLLAVVVPAAALFVGVGMSLWADASRVDQSVVLVQLGGWTLYGGALAIGFATGLRLAAIIALALAAGLTTTGPDLARSMVQQLRVPYRIGYTALAAFRFVPRFGHELEVIRQAHRVRGAHGGRGPFAALARWWGYVVPLLAGAIRHAERVALAMDARAFGAYPDRTERHLVPFRTRDVVFIAAGWAISAAIFAVLFPWGLG; this is translated from the coding sequence GTGAGCGTCGACCCGTACGCGCGCCCGAGCTCGCGCCGGTTCCTGCACACGCTGAACCCGCTCGCGAAGATCGTGGCCCCGCTGCCCGCCATGCTGCTGCTCGTGTTCGTGCGCGACCTGGCGACGCCGCTCGCCTTCATCGTGCTCTCCTACGTCGTGCTGCTCGCGGGCGCCCGGCTCACCCGCGGCGTGCTCGTGCTGCTCGCCGTCGTCGTGCCCGCCGCCGCGCTCTTCGTCGGCGTCGGCATGTCGCTCTGGGCCGATGCGTCGCGCGTCGACCAGTCGGTCGTGCTCGTGCAGCTCGGCGGCTGGACGCTCTACGGCGGGGCGCTCGCGATCGGCTTCGCCACGGGACTGCGGCTCGCTGCGATCATCGCGCTGGCGCTCGCCGCCGGGCTGACCACGACGGGCCCCGACCTGGCGCGCTCGATGGTGCAGCAGCTGCGCGTTCCGTATCGCATCGGATACACGGCGCTCGCCGCCTTCCGCTTCGTGCCGCGGTTCGGCCACGAGCTCGAGGTCATCCGCCAGGCGCACCGGGTGCGCGGCGCGCACGGCGGCCGCGGCCCGTTCGCTGCGCTGGCCCGTTGGTGGGGCTACGTCGTGCCGTTGCTGGCCGGGGCGATCCGCCACGCCGAGCGGGTCGCGCTCGCGATGGACGCCCGCGCGTTCGGCGCCTACCCCGACCGCACCGAGCGGCACCTCGTGCCCTTCCGAACCCGCGACGTCGTCTTCATCGCGGCCGGCTGGGCGATCTCCGCGGCGATCTTCGCCGTGCTGTTCCCCTGGGGTCTCGGGTGA
- a CDS encoding YbdD/YjiX family protein produces MIQTDASAPGTSEGYARAEGTSPSNSPEEPTVPARAVLARLTAVGRGIRWYITTLMGDNAYATYVAHQRRHHPGEELPTERQFWRQRMDEQDRNPGARCC; encoded by the coding sequence ATGATCCAGACGGATGCCTCGGCGCCCGGTACGTCTGAGGGCTACGCCCGCGCCGAGGGCACGAGTCCCTCGAACAGCCCTGAGGAGCCGACGGTTCCGGCGCGTGCCGTGCTCGCGCGGCTGACGGCCGTGGGCCGGGGCATCCGCTGGTACATCACCACGCTGATGGGCGACAACGCCTATGCGACGTACGTCGCCCATCAGCGAAGGCACCACCCCGGCGAAGAACTGCCGACCGAGCGGCAGTTCTGGCGGCAGCGCATGGACGAGCAGGATCGCAACCCCGGCGCCCGCTGCTGCTGA
- a CDS encoding LytR/AlgR family response regulator transcription factor: MSATIDVLVADDEPPALAELAHLIGADERVGRVYTARTGAEALALLTAHAVAGAFLDIHMPGLSGLDVARAIEGVAVRPAVIFVTADDARAVEAFDLRAADYLLKPVRLDRLRRALDRVVELSEAAPAPADGGDEVLPVTIGSAVRFVRRRDVRWVQAQGDYSRLHTGEGAGHLVRIPISELEQRWTDAGFVRVHRSYLVHAASVTEARLAGHEATVAVGDVVLPVSRRLLPAVREALLGGAGR; this comes from the coding sequence ATGAGCGCCACGATCGACGTGCTCGTCGCCGACGACGAGCCCCCCGCCCTCGCCGAGCTGGCGCACCTGATCGGCGCCGACGAGCGGGTCGGGCGCGTGTACACGGCGCGCACGGGCGCCGAGGCGCTCGCCCTGCTGACCGCGCACGCCGTGGCGGGCGCCTTCCTCGACATCCACATGCCGGGGCTCTCGGGCCTCGACGTCGCCCGCGCGATCGAGGGGGTCGCGGTGCGCCCCGCCGTCATCTTCGTGACGGCCGACGACGCGCGCGCGGTCGAGGCGTTCGACCTGCGCGCCGCCGACTATCTGCTCAAGCCGGTGCGGCTCGACCGGCTGCGCCGTGCCCTCGACCGCGTCGTCGAGCTGTCCGAGGCGGCGCCCGCGCCGGCCGACGGCGGCGACGAGGTGCTGCCCGTCACGATCGGCTCGGCCGTGCGCTTCGTGCGCCGCCGCGACGTGCGGTGGGTGCAGGCGCAGGGCGACTACTCGCGCCTGCACACGGGCGAGGGCGCGGGCCACCTCGTGCGCATCCCGATCTCCGAGCTCGAGCAGCGATGGACGGATGCCGGGTTCGTGCGCGTGCACCGCTCCTACCTCGTGCACGCGGCATCCGTCACCGAGGCGCGCCTCGCCGGCCACGAGGCGACGGTCGCCGTCGGCGACGTGGTGCTGCCGGTCAGCCGGCGCCTGCTCCCCGCCGTGCGCGAGGCGCTGCTGGGCGGTGCGGGCCGATGA
- a CDS encoding ABC transporter ATP-binding protein, with translation MPLVEPVIAHVRSLAVRHDGARVDAPADASFDIAPGEVVLLLGPSGSGKSTVTLTLNGLIPHAVPATVRGTVSIAGMDATTTPVATLSTHVGMVFQDPDAQLVTGTLLDEVAFGPENLRLPVDEVLRRTEAALRRVGLWERRHENPDRLSGGGRQRLALACALALGSPLLVLDEPTANLDPQGIEEVYAALGELVAAGDRAVLLVEHNLDAAVAITDRVVVLDAAGRTLAAGGVDEVLRERAAELHALGVWLPVATLAALRLQRRGRRFDRLPLTPDELRAELAAAAGGFSSGPQADVARTPPIRRRMGASGPDSASSASDRRSSGAPVAAPPEADAPPAVEVRDLTVRRGRADVLHDVSLRVDAGEFVAVVGANGAGKTTLLQAIGGVVPVPRGAVRTAGVDPSRADRRSRAAHVGFVFQNPEHQFIAHTVFDELAHGLRLQRMPDAEVRARVDELLERFGLTGHADSHPFLLSGGQKRRLSVGTALIAGAPVLALDEPTFGQDRARADELLRLLVDLNDGGTTILIVTHDMQLVADYARRVIVVEQGRIAADAPTAEVFADDELLRRCGLRPPPLSRGLAGIPGLEGVTRLDDLDDLDVLDVLDDEGAS, from the coding sequence GTGCCCCTAGTCGAACCCGTGATCGCGCATGTGCGGAGCCTGGCCGTGCGGCACGACGGCGCCCGCGTCGACGCGCCCGCCGACGCCTCGTTCGACATCGCGCCGGGCGAGGTGGTGCTGCTGCTCGGGCCGAGCGGGTCGGGCAAGTCGACCGTCACGCTGACCCTCAACGGGCTCATCCCGCACGCGGTGCCCGCGACCGTGCGGGGCACCGTCTCGATCGCGGGGATGGATGCCACGACGACGCCCGTCGCGACGCTGAGCACGCACGTGGGGATGGTCTTCCAGGATCCCGACGCGCAGCTCGTCACCGGCACGCTCCTCGACGAGGTGGCCTTCGGGCCCGAGAACCTGCGGCTGCCCGTCGACGAGGTGCTGCGCCGCACCGAGGCCGCGCTGCGGCGCGTGGGGCTCTGGGAGCGTCGGCACGAGAACCCCGATCGCCTCTCGGGCGGCGGGCGCCAGCGGCTCGCCCTCGCGTGCGCCCTCGCGCTGGGCTCGCCGCTGCTCGTGCTCGACGAGCCCACGGCCAACCTCGATCCGCAGGGCATCGAGGAGGTCTACGCGGCCCTCGGCGAGCTGGTCGCGGCCGGCGACCGCGCCGTGCTGCTCGTCGAGCACAACCTCGACGCCGCCGTCGCGATCACCGACCGGGTCGTCGTGCTCGACGCGGCGGGCCGCACCCTGGCGGCGGGCGGCGTCGACGAGGTGCTGCGGGAGCGCGCGGCCGAGCTGCACGCGCTCGGCGTCTGGCTGCCGGTCGCGACCCTCGCGGCCCTGCGGCTGCAACGCCGGGGCCGGCGGTTCGATCGCCTGCCGCTCACGCCCGACGAGCTGCGTGCGGAACTGGCGGCCGCGGCGGGCGGCTTCTCGTCGGGGCCCCAGGCGGACGTCGCCCGAACTCCTCCGATCCGCAGGCGGATGGGCGCTTCCGGACCCGATTCGGCGTCTTCCGCATCGGATCGGAGGAGTTCGGGCGCGCCCGTCGCCGCGCCGCCCGAGGCGGACGCGCCGCCCGCGGTGGAGGTGCGCGACCTCACGGTGCGGCGGGGGCGCGCCGACGTGCTGCACGACGTGTCGCTCCGGGTGGATGCCGGCGAGTTCGTGGCCGTCGTCGGCGCCAACGGCGCGGGCAAGACCACCCTGCTGCAGGCGATCGGCGGCGTCGTGCCCGTGCCGCGCGGCGCGGTGCGCACGGCGGGCGTCGATCCGTCGCGCGCCGACCGGCGCTCGCGCGCGGCGCACGTGGGCTTCGTGTTCCAGAACCCCGAGCACCAGTTCATCGCGCACACCGTGTTCGACGAGCTCGCCCACGGACTGCGCCTGCAGAGGATGCCGGATGCCGAGGTGCGCGCCCGCGTCGACGAGCTGCTGGAGCGGTTCGGGCTCACCGGTCACGCCGACAGCCATCCGTTCCTGCTGTCGGGCGGCCAGAAGCGCCGCCTGTCGGTGGGCACCGCGCTCATCGCCGGGGCGCCCGTGCTCGCGCTCGACGAGCCCACGTTCGGGCAGGACCGCGCCCGCGCCGACGAGCTGCTGCGGCTGCTCGTCGACCTCAACGACGGTGGCACGACCATCCTGATCGTGACCCACGACATGCAGCTCGTCGCCGACTACGCGCGTCGCGTGATCGTCGTGGAGCAGGGCCGCATCGCCGCGGACGCTCCGACCGCCGAGGTGTTCGCCGACGACGAGCTGCTGCGCCGGTGCGGGCTGCGGCCTCCGCCACTGTCGCGCGGACTCGCCGGCATCCCCGGTCTCGAGGGCGTCACGCGGCTCGACGATCTGGATGACCTCGACGTGCTGGACGTGCTCGACGATGAGGGCGCCTCGTGA
- a CDS encoding acyl-CoA dehydrogenase family protein, whose protein sequence is MERDIYDEDHETFRDVVKEFLKRYATNEKREQWERDGEIDRDTMLAAGESGLIGLSVPEEFGGAGMLQDYRFRAIVNEEVIRAGAGSLAGAFGIQDDLAVPYLVHMGTQAQKEKWLPRMATGEVLGALAMTEPGAGSDLRGISTTAKKVDGGYIVNGAKTFISSGKTADIVVTFVKTGEGNRPDAFSLIIIENGMEGFDHGKKLSKMGFHGWDTAELSFSDVFVPEENLISGKEGQGFIQLMMNLPLERLSIAVSAAAAAQAGFEWTLAYTKDRTAFGQRVADFQDARFKLADMATSVDALWAYVDRALLAYKDGKLSAEEAAKVKFWATEREWEVLDTGVQLHGGYGYIMEYPIARAFTDARVHRIYGGTNEIMREIVGRDLVGK, encoded by the coding sequence ATGGAGCGCGACATCTACGACGAGGATCACGAGACGTTCCGCGACGTTGTCAAGGAGTTCCTCAAGCGGTACGCGACGAACGAGAAGCGCGAGCAGTGGGAGCGCGACGGCGAGATCGACCGCGACACCATGCTCGCCGCCGGGGAGTCGGGCCTGATCGGCCTGTCGGTTCCGGAGGAGTTCGGCGGTGCCGGGATGCTGCAGGACTACCGCTTCCGCGCGATCGTCAACGAAGAGGTCATCCGCGCCGGAGCGGGCTCGCTCGCCGGCGCCTTCGGCATCCAGGACGACCTCGCCGTGCCCTATCTCGTGCACATGGGCACGCAGGCGCAGAAGGAGAAGTGGCTGCCCCGCATGGCCACGGGCGAGGTGCTCGGCGCGCTCGCGATGACCGAGCCCGGCGCCGGCAGCGACCTGCGCGGCATCTCGACGACGGCCAAGAAGGTCGACGGCGGCTACATCGTCAACGGCGCGAAGACGTTCATCTCCAGCGGCAAGACCGCCGACATCGTCGTGACGTTCGTCAAGACGGGCGAGGGCAACCGTCCCGACGCCTTCAGCCTCATCATCATCGAGAACGGCATGGAGGGCTTCGACCACGGCAAGAAGCTCAGCAAGATGGGCTTCCACGGCTGGGACACCGCGGAGCTCAGCTTCAGCGACGTGTTCGTGCCCGAGGAGAACCTCATCAGCGGCAAGGAGGGCCAGGGGTTCATCCAGCTCATGATGAACCTGCCGCTGGAGCGCCTCTCGATCGCCGTCTCGGCGGCCGCGGCGGCACAGGCCGGCTTCGAGTGGACGCTCGCGTACACGAAGGACCGCACGGCCTTCGGCCAGCGCGTCGCCGACTTCCAGGACGCGCGCTTCAAGCTCGCCGACATGGCCACCTCCGTCGACGCGCTCTGGGCGTACGTCGACCGCGCGCTGCTCGCCTACAAGGACGGCAAGCTCTCAGCCGAGGAGGCCGCGAAGGTCAAGTTCTGGGCGACCGAGCGCGAGTGGGAGGTGCTCGACACCGGCGTGCAGCTGCACGGCGGCTACGGCTACATCATGGAGTACCCGATCGCCCGCGCCTTCACCGACGCGCGCGTGCACCGCATCTACGGCGGCACCAACGAGATCATGCGCGAGATCGTGGGGCGCGACCTGGTCGGCAAGTAG
- a CDS encoding GNAT family N-acetyltransferase, which produces MPDPTPTVTRNDEKSRYEVHVGDTLAGFTTFQPDEQGRFVYAHTEVDPAFSGQGLGGILVGQALTDAASRGETVVPVCPFVVKYAQRGNVPGLEIHWPAGSVDA; this is translated from the coding sequence ATGCCCGATCCCACCCCCACCGTGACCCGCAACGACGAGAAGAGCCGGTACGAGGTGCACGTCGGCGACACGCTCGCCGGCTTCACGACGTTCCAGCCCGACGAGCAGGGGCGATTCGTCTACGCGCACACCGAGGTCGATCCCGCGTTCAGCGGGCAGGGCCTCGGCGGCATCCTCGTGGGTCAGGCGCTGACCGACGCCGCGAGCCGCGGCGAGACGGTCGTGCCGGTGTGCCCGTTCGTCGTGAAGTACGCGCAGCGCGGCAACGTGCCCGGGCTCGAGATCCACTGGCCGGCCGGCTCCGTCGACGCCTGA
- a CDS encoding siderophore-interacting protein, which yields MARFSSLVKPASQDLLHLRVVRTERLSPHWIRITLGGGDIGRFTPMGYDQWFRIFLPLGGDEGLERIPAKANKILGYVKYLRIPDGMRPVMRNYTVRAYRAAGADGGPEIDVDFVLHGSGPSAGPASRWASAASPGESVVIIDEGLGFNPDRGVDRVVLVADETGAPAVAGVCASLPATATGVALVEASSADDVLEIDAPAGVEVRWLVRPQGAKPGSAALDALRALDLPASPFHAFVVGEQSLPTTARRELVARGVDKGAISFMGYWRVGAASPTPKSQVAAGGAH from the coding sequence ATGGCACGCTTCAGCTCCCTCGTGAAGCCCGCGTCGCAGGACCTCCTGCACCTGCGGGTCGTGCGCACCGAGCGTCTCTCGCCGCACTGGATCCGCATCACCCTCGGCGGCGGCGACATCGGCCGGTTCACGCCGATGGGCTACGACCAGTGGTTCCGCATCTTCCTGCCGCTCGGCGGCGACGAGGGCCTCGAACGCATTCCCGCGAAGGCCAACAAGATCCTCGGCTACGTCAAGTACCTCCGCATCCCCGACGGCATGCGCCCCGTCATGCGCAACTACACGGTGCGCGCGTACCGCGCGGCCGGCGCCGACGGCGGCCCCGAGATCGACGTCGACTTCGTGCTGCACGGCAGCGGCCCGTCGGCCGGCCCTGCGTCGCGGTGGGCCTCGGCGGCGAGCCCCGGGGAGTCGGTCGTCATCATCGACGAGGGCCTGGGCTTCAACCCCGACCGCGGCGTCGACCGCGTCGTGCTCGTCGCCGACGAGACGGGCGCGCCGGCGGTCGCGGGCGTGTGCGCGTCGCTGCCCGCGACGGCCACGGGCGTCGCGCTCGTCGAGGCGTCCTCGGCCGACGACGTGCTCGAGATCGACGCGCCCGCGGGCGTCGAGGTGCGCTGGCTCGTGCGGCCGCAGGGCGCGAAGCCCGGGTCGGCCGCGCTCGACGCGCTGCGGGCGCTCGACCTTCCGGCATCCCCGTTCCATGCGTTCGTCGTGGGCGAGCAGTCGCTGCCGACGACGGCGCGCCGCGAGCTCGTGGCGCGCGGCGTCGACAAGGGCGCGATCAGCTTCATGGGCTACTGGCGCGTGGGCGCGGCCTCGCCGACGCCCAAGTCGCAGGTCGCCGCGGGAGGCGCGCACTGA
- a CDS encoding ECF transporter S component, protein MPSLTRLLTTRVLLICAAVGVATGIVGGVAGLLTPLVLLAAPFAYGLLLGVHVLPGIIAQEVLRLPLVAIVTHVLAALVSSAFNPAWAGRFIGTALLFGAIQEGVAALTRYRAWGVWRFFVSGAVIGLVIAVAVFFAADLAALATWAQIAYLVLSVLSPVLWTALGIAIGAGLRRAGVVRPVATRG, encoded by the coding sequence GTGCCTAGCCTCACCCGTCTCCTCACGACGCGCGTTCTGCTGATCTGCGCGGCCGTCGGCGTCGCCACGGGGATCGTGGGCGGCGTCGCGGGGCTGCTGACGCCGCTCGTGCTCCTCGCCGCGCCGTTCGCCTACGGGCTGCTGCTGGGCGTGCACGTGCTGCCGGGCATCATCGCGCAGGAGGTGCTGCGCCTGCCGCTCGTCGCCATCGTCACGCACGTGCTCGCCGCCCTCGTCTCCAGCGCTTTCAACCCCGCGTGGGCGGGCCGGTTCATCGGCACGGCGCTGCTGTTCGGCGCGATCCAGGAGGGCGTCGCCGCGCTCACCCGCTACCGCGCGTGGGGCGTGTGGCGCTTCTTCGTCTCGGGTGCCGTCATCGGCCTCGTCATCGCCGTCGCCGTATTCTTCGCCGCCGACCTCGCGGCGCTCGCGACGTGGGCGCAGATCGCCTACCTCGTGCTGTCGGTGCTCTCGCCCGTGCTGTGGACCGCGCTGGGCATCGCGATCGGCGCGGGCCTGCGCCGGGCGGGCGTGGTCCGTCCCGTCGCCACACGAGGTTAG